From a single Deltaproteobacteria bacterium genomic region:
- the ccoN gene encoding cytochrome-c oxidase, cbb3-type subunit I has product MSQDNGPKSTVLEKVVYDDEIVKMFLYATIFWGAAAFMVGLLAALQLAFWPANLEIPWLTFGRIRPLHTNAAIFAFAGNIIFAGIYHSTQRLLKTRNYSDFLSKFHFWGWQLIIVGALITLPLGYTMSKEYAELEWPLDVAIAVVWVVFAANFFGTIAIRRVKHLYVAIWFYIATIITVALLHIVNSIEIPVAFLKSYPVYAGVQDALVQWWYGHNAVAFFLTTPFLGLMYYYVPKAANRPIYSYKLSIIHFWSLVFIYIWAGPHHLLNTALPDWAQTLGMIFSVMLWAPSWGGMINGLLTLRGAWHKLRTDPIIKFLAVAVTFYGMSTFEGPLLSIKSVSSLAHYTDWIIGHVHGGTLGWNGFLTFGIIYYLVPKLWNTKMRSQRLMNWHFWIGFLGILLYYISMWASGITQGLMWQAIGENGQLVYPDFVETVMRIVPLYWVRFAGGALFLTGFLMLIYNVWVTIKHAPREKKVTVVEAAPLSADPTAVGSGHRKLEALSLVFTVLLFISIAVGSVIEIIPTLSIYKYLPSAEKTEPYTPLELAGRDIYIREGCYVCHSQMIRKLPFDVLRYGPSSTIAESMYDRPFQWGSKRTGPDIARVGGKYPDMWHLRHMINPREITPNSIMPSYPWLAANKIDYHILRKKFSVMKMLGVPYDDREVSDADINAEKEAARIYEELLSQDPSLTLIKDTEVVALIAYLQSLGKKTATEEVTTSNR; this is encoded by the coding sequence ATGAGTCAGGACAACGGACCTAAATCCACAGTTCTGGAGAAGGTTGTTTACGACGATGAAATCGTAAAGATGTTTCTCTATGCAACAATTTTCTGGGGAGCGGCGGCGTTTATGGTCGGGCTTCTTGCAGCGCTCCAGCTGGCATTCTGGCCGGCAAATCTGGAGATCCCGTGGCTTACGTTCGGGAGGATAAGGCCTCTCCACACAAACGCTGCAATTTTCGCGTTTGCCGGAAATATAATCTTCGCGGGCATATATCACTCTACGCAGAGGCTCCTTAAAACACGTAACTACTCCGATTTTCTGAGCAAGTTCCATTTCTGGGGCTGGCAGCTTATTATCGTAGGCGCGCTGATTACACTGCCCTTAGGCTACACCATGAGTAAGGAATACGCTGAGCTTGAGTGGCCGCTCGATGTGGCAATCGCGGTCGTCTGGGTAGTCTTCGCCGCTAATTTTTTCGGAACAATCGCCATACGAAGAGTAAAGCATCTGTACGTAGCGATATGGTTTTACATAGCCACGATTATTACGGTGGCCTTGCTCCATATAGTGAACTCGATCGAAATACCGGTCGCGTTTCTTAAAAGCTATCCTGTGTACGCCGGAGTACAGGACGCTCTCGTTCAGTGGTGGTACGGCCATAACGCCGTCGCTTTTTTCCTCACGACGCCGTTTCTGGGACTGATGTACTACTACGTGCCCAAAGCAGCCAACAGGCCTATTTACAGCTATAAGCTCTCAATCATCCATTTCTGGTCCCTCGTTTTCATATACATATGGGCGGGGCCTCACCATCTTTTGAATACCGCGCTTCCCGACTGGGCGCAGACCCTCGGCATGATTTTCAGCGTAATGCTCTGGGCGCCGAGCTGGGGCGGCATGATTAACGGCCTTCTCACGCTCAGGGGAGCATGGCACAAGCTCCGCACGGACCCGATTATTAAATTCCTGGCCGTGGCAGTGACTTTTTACGGTATGTCCACCTTCGAAGGCCCTTTACTGTCGATAAAATCGGTCAGCTCCCTCGCCCACTATACCGACTGGATAATCGGCCATGTGCACGGCGGCACACTCGGATGGAACGGGTTCCTTACCTTCGGAATAATCTACTACCTGGTGCCGAAGCTCTGGAATACGAAGATGCGGAGCCAGAGACTCATGAACTGGCATTTCTGGATAGGATTTCTCGGAATTCTTCTGTACTACATCTCGATGTGGGCAAGCGGCATTACTCAGGGGCTCATGTGGCAGGCAATAGGCGAGAACGGACAGCTCGTATATCCCGACTTTGTTGAAACGGTGATGAGAATAGTGCCTCTTTACTGGGTCAGGTTCGCAGGCGGCGCGCTTTTCCTCACGGGCTTCCTCATGCTCATATACAACGTATGGGTAACCATTAAACACGCGCCCAGGGAGAAAAAAGTCACCGTAGTTGAAGCCGCCCCGCTTTCAGCCGACCCGACGGCGGTCGGTAGCGGCCACAGAAAACTTGAGGCGCTTAGCCTCGTTTTCACCGTGCTTCTTTTCATATCAATCGCGGTGGGTTCCGTAATCGAAATAATACCCACTCTCTCGATCTACAAGTATCTCCCGTCGGCTGAAAAAACGGAGCCGTACACGCCGCTTGAGCTCGCGGGAAGGGATATTTACATCAGGGAGGGGTGCTACGTGTGCCACTCGCAGATGATAAGGAAGCTCCCGTTCGATGTGCTCAGGTACGGTCCAAGCTCCACTATAGCGGAATCGATGTATGACAGGCCCTTTCAATGGGGCTCAAAAAGAACGGGGCCGGACATTGCCAGGGTCGGAGGTAAATATCCGGATATGTGGCATCTCCGCCATATGATAAACCCAAGGGAAATTACGCCCAATTCCATCATGCCCTCTTACCCGTGGCTCGCGGCAAATAAAATCGATTATCACATACTGAGAAAGAAATTCAGCGTGATGAAAATGCTGGGTGTGCCTTACGACGACCGGGAGGTTTCAGACGCCGACATAAACGCGGAAAAGGAGGCTGCCCGAATATACGAGGAGCTGCTCAGCCAGGACCCCTCACTTACTTTGATAAAGGACACCGAGGTCGTCGCGCTTATCGCTTATTTGCAGAGCCTCGGCAAAAAGACCGCTACCGAGGAGGTAACGACATCAAACAGGTAG
- the ccoG gene encoding cytochrome c oxidase accessory protein CcoG, with the protein MKVLDQRQLPDERPATMDETGKRVFIFPERVKGFWRQARTVTEIFLVIFFLLLPWIKIGGHQALLLNIGERKFSIFGLTFFAHDAPLIFFILAFLTIGLAFITAVWGRVWCGWACPQTVFIDGIFRRLEYWIIGSHIQQRNLARAPWGIKKFFKLSVLWSLFLIVSLIIAHSFLAYFVGADRLVEMTRHNPQQNWTIFVIMAFLTAVFLFDFGWFREQFCIIMCPYGRFQSVLMDDDSLTVSYDPVRGEPRRGKTGHGEAEGDCINCYKCVSVCPTGIDIRNGLQLECIGCTACIDACDEVMEKIDKPKGLIRYATGNSLERLTTKWFRPRVAIYTVLLAAVMAALVFSVSKREDIIITVLRGKDSPFQVIKNEQGEQIINHFKMHMKNQTFDNVSLKMTLPQEWKKKNVEIVSQNEIINLEAGKDATVHFFVKFPQDVTGSQGTRSIRLNFIDPKDNTIKTGEDVKLVGPRFI; encoded by the coding sequence ATGAAAGTACTGGATCAGAGACAACTGCCTGATGAACGCCCGGCTACAATGGACGAGACCGGCAAGCGTGTTTTTATATTCCCTGAGCGGGTAAAGGGTTTCTGGAGACAAGCAAGAACGGTAACCGAGATTTTTCTGGTTATCTTTTTCCTCCTTCTTCCGTGGATCAAAATCGGGGGACATCAAGCCCTGCTCCTCAATATCGGAGAAAGAAAATTTTCTATATTCGGTCTCACTTTTTTCGCGCATGACGCCCCTCTCATATTTTTTATACTGGCGTTTCTGACAATAGGGCTTGCGTTCATAACCGCCGTGTGGGGAAGGGTATGGTGCGGATGGGCGTGCCCTCAGACTGTTTTTATAGACGGTATATTCAGAAGGCTTGAGTACTGGATTATCGGGAGCCACATCCAGCAGCGTAACCTCGCAAGGGCGCCCTGGGGAATAAAAAAATTCTTTAAACTCTCTGTGCTCTGGTCCCTCTTTCTTATAGTGAGCCTGATTATCGCTCACAGCTTTCTCGCCTATTTTGTAGGCGCCGACAGGCTTGTGGAAATGACCCGGCACAACCCGCAGCAGAACTGGACCATCTTTGTCATAATGGCCTTTCTGACAGCGGTTTTTCTGTTCGACTTCGGCTGGTTCAGGGAGCAGTTCTGCATCATAATGTGCCCGTACGGCAGGTTCCAGTCGGTGCTCATGGACGACGATTCGCTTACGGTTTCATACGACCCGGTCAGGGGCGAGCCCCGGAGGGGGAAAACCGGGCACGGTGAGGCCGAGGGCGACTGTATAAATTGTTATAAGTGCGTGTCGGTATGTCCCACGGGGATTGACATAAGAAACGGCCTTCAGCTCGAGTGCATAGGCTGCACCGCCTGTATAGACGCCTGTGATGAGGTAATGGAAAAGATCGACAAGCCGAAGGGGTTGATCAGATACGCAACGGGAAACAGCCTCGAGAGATTGACCACGAAATGGTTCAGACCGAGAGTAGCGATATATACCGTGCTGCTCGCCGCCGTAATGGCGGCTCTCGTTTTTTCCGTATCGAAGCGTGAGGATATAATCATCACCGTTCTAAGAGGCAAGGATTCTCCCTTTCAGGTGATTAAAAACGAGCAGGGCGAGCAAATAATAAACCACTTTAAAATGCACATGAAAAATCAGACTTTTGACAATGTAAGCCTCAAGATGACGCTGCCTCAGGAATGGAAGAAAAAAAACGTCGAGATCGTTTCGCAGAACGAGATAATTAATCTTGAGGCGGGAAAGGACGCTACTGTCCACTTTTTCGTAAAGTTTCCTCAAGATGTTACGGGCAGTCAGGGGACACGGTCAATAAGACTCAATTTCATTGACCCTAAGGACAATACAATTAAAACGGGCGAGGACGTAAAACTTGTCGGACCCAGGTTTATTTAA
- a CDS encoding methyltransferase domain-containing protein, with amino-acid sequence MKTPPHKKSTVDEIKERFDADVERFSNLDTGQEAVIDAPLMMELISTLAVGIKPDARELLDIGSGAGNNAIAILRLKGGINCDLVDLSLPMLERAKERLGKENAGRVRIFQGDFRKIALPQSNYDLIIAAAVLHHLRDDADWENSFKKIYGLLKPGGAFFVSDLVHHEHDAIQGAMLEGYAGHLERVGGPEYSKKVFEYIDKEDTPRSLTYQLDLMKKAGFRVMDVLHKNSCFAAFAGIK; translated from the coding sequence ATGAAAACGCCTCCGCATAAAAAATCCACTGTCGATGAGATAAAAGAGCGTTTCGACGCAGACGTCGAGCGTTTCTCCAATCTGGATACGGGCCAGGAAGCGGTAATCGACGCCCCTCTCATGATGGAGCTTATATCCACTCTCGCAGTCGGGATAAAACCCGACGCACGGGAGCTTCTCGATATAGGCTCTGGCGCGGGAAACAATGCTATCGCGATTCTGAGACTGAAAGGAGGCATAAACTGCGACCTGGTGGACCTCAGCCTGCCGATGCTGGAGCGGGCAAAGGAGCGCCTGGGGAAAGAAAACGCGGGACGGGTCCGGATTTTCCAGGGGGATTTCAGGAAAATCGCGCTTCCCCAATCTAATTACGACCTTATAATTGCCGCGGCCGTGCTGCACCACTTGAGAGACGATGCAGACTGGGAGAACTCCTTCAAGAAAATATACGGTCTTCTAAAGCCCGGGGGCGCATTTTTCGTTAGCGACCTGGTACATCATGAACACGATGCAATCCAGGGCGCGATGCTGGAGGGGTACGCCGGGCATCTCGAACGGGTCGGCGGACCTGAATACAGCAAGAAAGTCTTCGAATATATAGACAAAGAGGACACACCGAGAAGCCTAACCTATCAGCTCGACTTGATGAAGAAGGCCGGATTCCGCGTCATGGATGTCCTCCATAAAAACTCATGCTTTGCCGCGTTTGCGGGCATAAAATGA
- a CDS encoding GNAT family N-acetyltransferase, translating to MTHSEIKIRQYTGSDIDKLAKVYRDSVLELGKGHYDPERLRVWASFSDETGEFGNLLESGYTLVAEATDGPFAFGALNPVDHISLLYTMKGHSRTGVATAIYRELEAHSLSAGIIILRTEASRVSKPFFLKMGFEIVETETALRKGLRFERFKMKKMLSD from the coding sequence ATGACTCATTCCGAAATCAAGATAAGACAATACACCGGCTCCGATATAGATAAACTGGCCAAAGTTTACAGGGACTCGGTATTAGAGCTCGGCAAAGGACACTATGACCCGGAGCGGCTCCGGGTCTGGGCGTCTTTTTCCGATGAGACCGGGGAGTTCGGGAATTTGCTCGAGTCGGGATATACGCTTGTCGCCGAGGCCACCGACGGCCCGTTCGCATTCGGCGCCCTTAACCCCGTTGACCACATATCCTTACTCTATACAATGAAAGGCCATTCACGAACCGGGGTTGCGACTGCGATTTACAGGGAACTCGAAGCGCACTCGCTATCGGCGGGTATAATAATACTTCGCACCGAGGCCAGCAGGGTATCAAAGCCCTTTTTTCTCAAAATGGGTTTTGAAATCGTCGAAACCGAAACGGCTTTAAGAAAAGGCCTTCGGTTCGAGCGGTTTAAAATGAAAAAGATGCTAAGCGATTGA
- a CDS encoding cbb3-type cytochrome c oxidase N-terminal domain-containing protein, which produces MTEKDELIKDHEYDGIRELNNPLPGWWLATFYITIIFAVIYFVYYQFMGGPTLDEELASEMSVIREEQQEALGSAREKTEEDLVALVTNREVTEQGKAEFMAKCMPCHGDKGQGLIGPNLTDEYWIHGDGSISSILTVVNEGVPDKGMPPWKGVIPADVIESTAVYVHGLQGTDPPGAKAPQGEKIERK; this is translated from the coding sequence ATGACCGAAAAAGACGAATTAATTAAAGATCATGAGTACGACGGGATAAGAGAGCTTAATAATCCCCTCCCCGGCTGGTGGCTTGCGACCTTTTATATAACCATAATTTTCGCGGTTATCTATTTCGTCTATTATCAGTTTATGGGGGGACCGACGCTGGACGAGGAGCTGGCGAGCGAGATGAGTGTTATAAGGGAGGAGCAGCAGGAGGCCCTCGGGTCCGCCCGGGAAAAAACCGAAGAGGACCTGGTCGCTCTGGTTACAAACCGGGAAGTTACCGAGCAGGGGAAGGCGGAATTCATGGCCAAATGCATGCCCTGCCACGGGGATAAGGGGCAGGGACTTATCGGGCCTAACCTGACGGATGAGTACTGGATACACGGAGACGGATCTATATCGTCCATACTTACCGTCGTGAACGAGGGTGTGCCCGACAAGGGTATGCCTCCGTGGAAAGGCGTCATACCCGCGGACGTAATAGAGAGCACCGCGGTTTACGTACATGGTTTGCAGGGGACCGATCCCCCCGGGGCGAAAGCTCCTCAGGGAGAGAAGATAGAGCGCAAATGA
- a CDS encoding heavy metal translocating P-type ATPase metal-binding domain-containing protein, with translation MAITTVSRDSAHKSKPESARCLHCGEELDSSNTVVSESGNFCCRGCMSVYELLHTLGLDNYYKIKDAQDIGKTGAPIDTESTENYEYLNQKSFIELYTAAESPLSMNFYVEGIECAACLWLIEKIPDYTPEIESVSLDMSDNTATVNFTPERNFSSFPVIAKKFGYRAHPVRIDEEARELKRRENRKSLIRLSVAAVCAGNIMLLSAAVYSGAGGVFAENFMLLNLLLSLPVVTYCAYPFYKSVLSSLRMKRATVDIPIVFVIVIGFVLSAYNYFNGSDQIYFDSITAFVLLLLGSRYLLKTVQDRVVRKEPVSRSLFSSNRVLIWDDKARQFFYQPVENLRPGQRIKLHKGERVPADGELLSRNADLNLSVLTGENIPETVRRKDSVFAGSILESDEAVLKVAKTGKSTRIGKILDQVESNYRGKIGLSTYSDKYSTVFTLIVGIAAVATFFTISYLYNTSEALERVIAFTLISCPCAFVFALPLSYGLSLKSGMAKGFLIKDAGNFEKLPSVEKIFFDKTGTLTNGVFKILKWNSGELSEKDYAAILAIEKKSNHPIARTLTAHLKDNNYPLPEVRDFRHIYSEGIEAVADGHHYRLTSENSVIGQNDLNEIITTKIVVHKDGKPVSEIVLGDTLKEDAKFVINELVVRGYKVFILSGDKENNVKHVADKLQIPYSQAYWEEIPEGKSRIISENRNSLMIGDGLNDAGALSSSDVSVAIQGSVEESLKVSDAYILNNDLFTILDLIDHGNATGETIRRNTVFSIIYNVAAGGFALTGFITPLAAAVLMPLSSLLLIGSTLYGQTILDTKRKVAKT, from the coding sequence ATGGCAATCACTACAGTTTCCAGAGACAGCGCTCACAAAAGCAAACCGGAATCCGCCCGCTGCCTGCATTGCGGGGAGGAGCTTGATTCCTCGAACACGGTAGTTTCCGAATCCGGGAATTTCTGCTGCAGGGGATGTATGTCCGTCTATGAGCTTCTGCACACTCTCGGCCTGGATAATTACTACAAAATCAAAGACGCCCAGGATATCGGAAAAACGGGCGCGCCAATAGATACGGAATCAACCGAGAACTATGAATACCTGAATCAGAAAAGTTTTATCGAATTATACACGGCGGCAGAAAGCCCCCTCTCCATGAATTTCTACGTGGAGGGAATCGAGTGTGCGGCATGTTTGTGGCTGATAGAGAAAATCCCCGATTACACCCCTGAAATCGAATCCGTCTCGCTCGACATGTCCGATAATACCGCAACAGTTAATTTCACCCCCGAACGGAATTTCTCATCCTTCCCCGTAATAGCGAAGAAATTCGGTTACAGGGCTCATCCCGTAAGGATCGATGAGGAGGCGCGGGAATTAAAACGGCGGGAAAACAGAAAATCGCTCATAAGACTATCTGTAGCGGCAGTTTGCGCAGGAAATATAATGCTCCTTTCGGCGGCGGTCTATTCCGGCGCGGGGGGAGTGTTTGCGGAGAACTTTATGCTGCTCAACCTTCTTCTGTCTCTGCCCGTGGTCACATACTGCGCTTATCCCTTTTACAAGAGCGTACTGAGCTCACTCAGAATGAAACGCGCTACGGTCGATATACCGATCGTGTTCGTCATCGTGATCGGTTTCGTACTGAGCGCTTACAACTACTTTAACGGAAGCGACCAGATATATTTTGACTCGATAACCGCATTCGTGCTTCTCCTTCTCGGAAGCAGATATCTTCTTAAAACGGTACAGGACAGGGTAGTGCGAAAAGAACCGGTGAGCCGGAGCCTGTTTTCATCCAATCGGGTTCTTATATGGGATGATAAGGCTCGGCAGTTCTTTTATCAGCCCGTCGAGAATCTCAGGCCGGGGCAGAGGATAAAGCTCCACAAAGGGGAGCGCGTTCCGGCTGACGGCGAGCTTTTATCCCGAAACGCCGATCTAAACCTGTCCGTGCTTACGGGCGAGAACATTCCCGAGACAGTCAGGAGGAAAGACAGCGTATTCGCAGGCTCGATACTCGAGTCTGACGAAGCGGTTCTTAAAGTAGCCAAAACCGGGAAATCCACCAGAATCGGGAAGATACTGGATCAGGTCGAAAGCAATTACAGGGGTAAAATCGGCCTCTCGACATACAGCGACAAATACTCCACGGTCTTCACACTGATAGTGGGAATCGCCGCGGTGGCTACGTTCTTCACTATATCATATCTTTACAATACTTCCGAGGCGCTAGAAAGGGTAATCGCCTTTACGCTTATATCCTGTCCCTGCGCCTTTGTATTCGCACTGCCGCTTTCCTACGGACTGTCGCTGAAATCGGGGATGGCCAAGGGATTTCTGATTAAAGACGCCGGGAACTTCGAGAAGCTCCCGTCTGTCGAAAAAATCTTCTTCGACAAGACCGGCACGCTTACAAACGGGGTATTCAAAATCCTCAAGTGGAACTCCGGGGAGCTTTCGGAGAAAGACTATGCCGCAATCCTCGCAATAGAGAAGAAATCGAACCATCCGATAGCCCGCACCCTCACAGCTCATCTCAAGGACAACAACTACCCGCTGCCCGAAGTCAGAGATTTCAGACACATATACTCCGAAGGGATTGAAGCCGTGGCAGACGGGCACCATTACCGGTTAACGTCCGAGAATAGTGTAATCGGCCAAAACGATCTGAACGAAATTATCACTACTAAAATAGTGGTCCATAAAGACGGAAAACCGGTCTCGGAAATAGTTCTGGGGGATACGCTGAAAGAAGACGCCAAGTTCGTAATAAACGAGCTTGTGGTGAGGGGGTATAAAGTTTTCATACTTTCCGGCGACAAGGAGAATAATGTGAAGCATGTGGCCGATAAGCTTCAAATCCCATACTCACAGGCGTACTGGGAGGAAATACCCGAGGGCAAATCGAGAATAATCAGTGAAAACCGGAACTCCCTTATGATAGGGGACGGACTGAATGACGCAGGCGCGCTGTCCTCATCCGACGTGAGCGTAGCAATACAGGGGAGCGTCGAGGAAAGTCTCAAAGTATCCGACGCGTACATACTCAACAACGACCTTTTCACAATTCTGGACCTTATCGATCACGGCAATGCGACTGGCGAAACCATAAGAAGAAACACGGTTTTTTCAATAATTTATAACGTAGCTGCGGGGGGATTCGCGCTGACGGGCTTTATAACGCCTCTCGCGGCGGCGGTCCTTATGCCGCTAAGCTCGCTGCTTCTGATCGGCTCTACATTATACGGACAGACGATTCTCGATACCAAGAGAAAGGTGGCGAAGACGTGA
- a CDS encoding CcoQ/FixQ family Cbb3-type cytochrome c oxidase assembly chaperone yields the protein MIIALIIFLTAFVVLVIWALKRPKEEIHEMEMLPLEDEGEPKKEENQ from the coding sequence GTGATAATAGCCCTGATTATCTTTTTAACGGCATTTGTCGTTCTTGTGATATGGGCTCTCAAGAGACCGAAAGAGGAGATTCATGAAATGGAGATGCTACCCCTCGAAGATGAGGGTGAGCCAAAAAAGGAGGAAAATCAATGA
- the ccoS gene encoding cbb3-type cytochrome oxidase assembly protein CcoS has translation MNIIFLTLGISIAMALIFLLAFIWAARKGQWDDLKTPGHRMLIDDYETEPRNQDSKEEKDK, from the coding sequence GTGAATATAATTTTCTTGACGCTTGGAATTTCTATAGCCATGGCGTTAATTTTCCTGCTTGCCTTCATATGGGCCGCACGAAAGGGGCAGTGGGACGACCTCAAGACCCCCGGTCACAGAATGTTAATAGATGATTACGAGACCGAACCAAGAAATCAAGATTCGAAGGAGGAAAAGGATAAATGA
- a CDS encoding sulfite exporter TauE/SafE family protein, producing the protein MSDPGLFNDLIAQWSFLSVPLGVFIASLLGSSHCVTMCGPIAVTVNNNFGYLSLYHLGRLFSYLALGALAGLLGEAFLSNNYPVVATFSAIIISAFLIYTGYKLITGKPLELIPAKFISSLLRLPAKWSLTQSKPTASLTLGIVNGFIPCGWVYIFVIGSVATKSPLYGAAVLFIFWLGTVPALSAFPFIYKKGMRRAPRRLTVVAGIILILVGLVNFSIHFIPSTSDKHAHHTHQTR; encoded by the coding sequence TTGTCGGACCCAGGTTTATTTAATGATTTAATAGCGCAGTGGTCCTTTTTATCGGTGCCGCTGGGTGTTTTTATAGCGAGCCTGCTCGGGAGCTCGCACTGTGTTACGATGTGCGGGCCCATAGCCGTTACGGTGAACAATAATTTCGGCTACCTGAGCCTCTATCACCTAGGGCGGCTGTTTAGCTACCTGGCGCTCGGCGCACTTGCGGGACTCCTGGGGGAAGCTTTTCTCTCAAATAACTACCCCGTTGTAGCTACATTTTCTGCAATAATAATATCGGCATTCCTTATCTATACAGGCTATAAGCTTATTACGGGAAAGCCGCTTGAGTTGATACCGGCGAAGTTCATCTCTTCACTCCTCCGGCTCCCGGCAAAATGGTCCTTAACGCAGAGCAAGCCAACGGCGTCCCTTACACTCGGAATTGTAAACGGATTCATCCCCTGCGGCTGGGTCTACATATTCGTAATAGGGTCGGTAGCGACAAAAAGCCCGCTCTACGGAGCGGCGGTACTCTTCATATTCTGGCTCGGAACAGTACCCGCCTTATCCGCATTCCCTTTTATATACAAGAAGGGCATGCGGAGAGCGCCGAGGAGACTGACAGTTGTAGCGGGGATAATCTTAATTCTTGTGGGGCTGGTTAATTTCTCCATTCACTTCATCCCTTCAACGAGCGATAAACACGCTCATCATACACATCAGACCAGATAG